The Maridesulfovibrio hydrothermalis AM13 = DSM 14728 DNA window ACAACAACCGGAATCATAATTTTAAATAGATCCAGTGAGATACGCGCAGCATCTTTAACGGTAGAAATGACGGGGGATAGCAGTGATTTTTTATCAGTCATGGTGAGGGATGCGCTTGGTCTTGGAAAAATAAAAACCGGGCAAAGCAAATATGCCAGCCCGGTTTTTGCCGCTTAATAAGCTAAGCCAGCATTTGCTGTTTTAAGCCTTCTACAGCGTCTTCTTCTGTGCCGTAAAGCTCGAAGATTTTGTGCAGGGCGGCAATATCGATGATTTTTTTAACCCGGTCGGTGATGTTGAACATGGCAATACAGCCTTTTTCTTTCATCAGTTTGTTGCGCAGGGTTATTAGAGTTCCGATTCCCATACTGTCCATAAAATCTACACTGCTCATATCGAGAGCTATATTAAATTTCTTCTCATCAAAAAGAGGAGCAATCTGGCGCTGAAAATCATGGCTTACGACATGGTTCAGTTCCTGAGAGTTGATTTTAACGACAGTGACTTCGTCGATCTGATTAAAACTAATTTCCATTTTTCTTCCTTATTATGATGTGGTTCTACTAAAAGGATCACGCGTAGGAAGCTACACCGCCTTTCAAGTTCTAGCAAGTGATGAGTTAGCCCGGAAAAGTAATTTGTATTGTCGCTCCGTTATTATTGCAGAAATCTACTTTCCCGCTAAGTTGCTGGGCAAGTGTCTCGACTAATGTCATGCCCAGTGTTTTGGTGCTTCCTATTGTGAACTCTTCAGGCATTCCTATTCCGTTGTCAGATACTACCAGTTTGATATATCCATCGGTGCGGTTCATGGAAATACTTAACGTACCTACGCCTTCTTCAGGGTAGGCATGGCGTAGAGCATTGGAAACCAGTTCATTAATAATGAGTCCGCATGGAATTGCTGAGTCAATGCCCAGATGAACATTATTAATATCAAATGTAGGAGTGACTTTGCCGTCAACAGAGTATGAACGCAGTAAAAAGTTGATAAGAGTTAGCGCATACTCATTCATGTCAATGCGTGAAAGGTCTTCTGAACGGTAGAGCTTTTCATGCAGCATGGACATTGAGCGAACCCGGTGCTGACATTCTCGCAGCAGGTTGCTTGCTTCAATATCGTCGGTGTATCCGCTTTGCAGACTTAAAAGGCTTGAAATAACTTGCAGATTATTTTTTACGCGATGGTGGATCTCTTTAAGCATGACTTCTTTTTCAGCAAGTGATGCTCGAACCATTTTTTCAGATGTTTTGCGGGCAGATATTTCTTCGGAGAGGACTTTGTTCATCTGCTGCAACTCTTCAGTGCGTTGCCGGATTTTGATTTCCAGTTCTTCTTTGTATCTTTCGTTTTCTACCAGAAGTCTGGCTCTTTCTCTGGTACGGATGATTGCGCATTCCAGATCATTCAAATCTGTGATGGGTTTGGGAATATAGTCCCATGATCCCAGTCTGACGGTAGCAATAACGTCGTCAAAGGAACCTGTTCCGGAAACCACAATGACGGGTGTTTGAGGTGCCTCCTGTCCTAATGTTTTCAGAACTGAAAGACCGTCCATTTCCGGCATACGGAGGTCAAGCAGGACGACATCAGGCTTATGCTCTCTGAATATGTCCAAACCTTCTGAACCGTTTCCGGCTTGTAGTACTTCATAACCGCTATCTTCCAGAAAGTGGGCAATGGAAAGTCTGACACTTTCGTCATCATCAATAGTCAGTACTTTTGGGGAATCATCCATATGCTAGTATACTCGGCTTGTGTTAGAGTCGCTTGGGGAGGTTTTAAAACAGCCTCATTGCGAAAACTGTTGTTTCAAGTCAATCCATCTGATGTAAATATTATATAAAAATGAACATCTGAGAGTTTCAATAATGATGCCTTTTTTTTATTTTAGGAGTATATATGGATATTAGTAATTAGCCAAGTACAGAATTTGTTTTCGGAGGTGCGTTCTAAGTGGACAATGTCAGGGTTATTCTTGTAGCTTCTCAGGGGGCAAGTCGAATGGCGTATATTAAGGCTTTACGCAGCTTTGATATTCAATTTGATGTTGCTGAATCTTTGAGCGATATTTCTAAAAATTATAATAAAGTTAAATATAATGGGTTTATTATAGATGTCCCGACTTTACTCCGGGCTGGTGCTGCCGATAAAGCTGAGGCAAATCTTTTGATTGATAACTTTCCGGTTTTAAGGCTTAACTACAAAGCATCAGACGGGATCAGGTGTCTTCCTACCGGAAAATATTCCGGACATGGAAATACACTGGAAGAATTTTTATGGGAGAATTGTTCGAAGTTTGCTCCCCGGTCATTGCGTGGAACCAAGAAAGGAACCAGAGTACTCAATGTGCTTTTGAACCGTGATCTTAATTCCCCTGCAAGAGGGGGAGAGAAAAGTGTCACCATTAATTTTTCTTCAGAGGGGGCGTTCTTTTTTTCTGTGGCGGGGTGGAAAAAAGGAGATTCTCTCTGGGTGCTGATAAAAGAATTGTCTGATAAAACCCCCATCAAGGCAGAAGTCATGAGAGTAATTCCCTGGGGGAAGACGCAAGCTATTCCGGGAATCAGTGTTAATTTTTTAAATTTGTCAGAAGGGCAAGCCGATCAGATTGAAGAGCTGATTCAGGAAGAGAAGGTATAATTATGAATGATAAGAAAGTAGATAAAAATTTTGAAAGGCTGCTTGAGTGTATGGCTCGCGGAATTCTTGTCGGCGGTTCTATTGGAGCTATTGCCGGTTGGTTTTTTATGGACCTTCAGCGCGCTCTTTTACTTGGAATGCTGATCGGCTGTGTTGCCGGATTGACCATGAAGAATGTAAAAGATAAAAAAGATGCTGAAGCTGAGAAATAAAATCCGCAATTAACTTTTTTTGAAAAGACAAAGCCGCTCTGTGATTAACAGGGCGGCTTTGTCTTTGTCTGGCCTAAGTATATTACAGGATCTGGTTCAGGAATTTTTTGGTTCTGTCAGATTCGGGGTTTGTGAAGAAATGTTCAGGAGTTCCTTTTTCAATGATCATACCCTGATCCATGAAAAGGACTTCATCGGCAACTTCACGTGCAAAGCCCATTTCGTGGGTGACAACGACCATGGTCATGCCGTCTTTGGCCACTGTTTTCATAACATCAAGTACCTCGCCGATCATTTCCGGGTCCAGAGCTGATGTCGGTTCATCAAAAAGAAGCACTTTAGGTTCCATTGCCAGAGAACGGGCAATGGCAACGCGCTGTTGCTGCCCGCCTGAAAGCTGAGCCGGATAAACTCCTGCCTTATCATGGATGCCTACTTTTTTAAGCAGCTGCATGGCTATCTCGCCAGCTTCCTTCTTGGATCTTTTGCGGACAACTGTCTGGGCGACGGTCAGATTTTCAAGCACAGTCTTATGGGGAAAAAGGTTGAATGATTGAAAAACCATTCCGACTTCTTCTCTGATTTTATTGATATTAGTCTTAGGCGAAAGAATATTCACCCCATCAATAAAGATATGACCTGAGTCTGCATACTCCAGCCTGTTAAGGCAGCGCAGGAAGGTTGATTTACCGGAGCCGGAAGGTCCGATTACAACAACCACTTCTCCCTGATTAACAGTATGAGACACGTCAGACAGAGCCTGAACTTCATGCGGGACATAAAATGTTTTGTATATATTTTTTACTTCTATCATTATCTCTGCACCATTCTTCTTTCAAGGTACTGGACAAACATTGAGAAGGTAAATGTCAGGATCAGGTAAAGTATCGCGCACAGAAACCATAGTTCAAAGGGCTGTAAGCTTGTTGAAACAGCTTCACGTGTTCCCTTGGTCAACTCTCTGATGGCGATAACTCCCAGCAGCGATGAGTCTTTGATCATGCTGATGAACTGTCCTGCAAGTGGAGGGAGAATCCTTCTGAATGCCTGCGGAAGAATAATCTGTTTCATGGCATTGTACTTGGACATGCCCAGAGAGCGGGCCGCCTCCATCTGTCCTTTGTGCACGGATTGGATACCGGCGCGGACAATTTCGGCCACATATGCTCCTGCAAAAATAGCAAGGGAGGCAATACCGAACCAAAGCGGCGGTACTTGTGGAATATCATATTTAGCAAGCATGCTGTTTATGAGTGTTCCAAGTACAAAGTACCAGATGAAAATCTGTACTAACAGTGGGGAACCGCGGATGAGTTCAATATAAGTGATGGCGGAAAGCTTGAGTGCCGGGTTTTCTGAAATACGGGCTAAGCCGGTGAACAGGCCGAGAATAATCGCGAAGACAATCGCAATAGCACTGACTTTGAGGGTAACAATAAGCCCTTCAAGTATAAGTCCTGTTCGCCATTCTTTTTTATAGCCTATGGTGTCGCCGACGAAGACAGTGTCATCCTCATATACCTGCAGGCTGTCGACAGGGACTTCATACTGCTCAGACTCATTATCTTCACCGCTGATCAATACTAGTGCATTTGCACCGTTTTCTTTAATCGAAGAGATATGACCTTCAATTCCGGTGGTGATATTTTCTTCATGTTCGTAGTAGAAATAGCTGGGAATGCGTTCCCATCGCCAGACGTAATCTACCTGTTTAGTAGCGTAAAATAGCCCTGCAATCAGTGTAAAGAGGCCTACGAAAAATACTGTTTTCCAGAAAAGTTCGTATCCACGCCCCTTGCCGGGGGCTCTTAAAGATGTTCCGCTCATAATAATTCAGCCGATTTTAAAATTATACAATTAACAAAAAAACTTCAGGAAGCGGGAATTTTCGCTTCCTGAAGTTTGGAATTACAATAGCATCTACTACTGAATTTTACTACGCCAGTTGGTGCTTTCGAACCATTTTTTGTAAAATTTCTGGTAGCGTCCGTCATTCTTGGTCTGAGTCAGAAAGTTGTTTAGGAAGTTGATGAAATCAGGATCGCCTTTACGGATACCCCAGGCCAGAGGCTCGTAGGTGAATGGTTTGTCGAGGAAGAAAAGTTTTCCTTTACCCTGTTCTGCCATGAAGATGGCGCAGAAGGGGAGGTCGTAAACCATAGCGGATGCTTTACCGTTGAGAACTTCAAGAGCTGCGTCAGTTTCAGTCTCGAAAGATTTATACTGTGCTTTAGGCAGAAGACGTTTAACGGCCTGTTCACCTGTTGTGCCCAGTTTGGAAACGATGGTGTACTCAGGACTGTTCAGATCTTTGTAGGATTTGATTTTGTCTTTGAGTTTTTTATTAACTAAAGCAGTCTGGCCGACAACAATCATGGGGTCGGCAAAGTTGATTTTGAGATTGCGTTCCTGTGTTACGGTCATACCGGCGGTGATGATGTCAATCTTATCGGTAAGGAGAGCGGGGATGATTCCGTCAAAGGACATGTTTACGGGAACAAATTTTACTCCCATAGCTTTGGCCAGTTCGCGAGCCATATCCATTTCAAAGCCGACGAATTTGCCGTTCTTGTCAGTCATTTCAAAAGGCATGTACCCTGAATCAAGACCGCAACGAAGCTCGCCTCTTTTGAGGATGGAGTTGATGGTGGATTTTTTAGCAAGGTCGATGTCAGATGCATTTGCACTGAAAGCGAAGCAGAGCACGAATGACAAGGCGAGCATTAGGCAAATTCTTTTCATAGCTTTCTCCTTTGTATTAATGTGAGTTCAGATCAAATCAGTTATCAGCCGGGCGGGCTTAACCGTATTTTCCT harbors:
- a CDS encoding amino acid ABC transporter permease; amino-acid sequence: MSGTSLRAPGKGRGYELFWKTVFFVGLFTLIAGLFYATKQVDYVWRWERIPSYFYYEHEENITTGIEGHISSIKENGANALVLISGEDNESEQYEVPVDSLQVYEDDTVFVGDTIGYKKEWRTGLILEGLIVTLKVSAIAIVFAIILGLFTGLARISENPALKLSAITYIELIRGSPLLVQIFIWYFVLGTLINSMLAKYDIPQVPPLWFGIASLAIFAGAYVAEIVRAGIQSVHKGQMEAARSLGMSKYNAMKQIILPQAFRRILPPLAGQFISMIKDSSLLGVIAIRELTKGTREAVSTSLQPFELWFLCAILYLILTFTFSMFVQYLERRMVQR
- a CDS encoding transporter substrate-binding domain-containing protein; translation: MKRICLMLALSFVLCFAFSANASDIDLAKKSTINSILKRGELRCGLDSGYMPFEMTDKNGKFVGFEMDMARELAKAMGVKFVPVNMSFDGIIPALLTDKIDIITAGMTVTQERNLKINFADPMIVVGQTALVNKKLKDKIKSYKDLNSPEYTIVSKLGTTGEQAVKRLLPKAQYKSFETETDAALEVLNGKASAMVYDLPFCAIFMAEQGKGKLFFLDKPFTYEPLAWGIRKGDPDFINFLNNFLTQTKNDGRYQKFYKKWFESTNWRSKIQ
- a CDS encoding amino acid ABC transporter ATP-binding protein; this translates as MIEVKNIYKTFYVPHEVQALSDVSHTVNQGEVVVVIGPSGSGKSTFLRCLNRLEYADSGHIFIDGVNILSPKTNINKIREEVGMVFQSFNLFPHKTVLENLTVAQTVVRKRSKKEAGEIAMQLLKKVGIHDKAGVYPAQLSGGQQQRVAIARSLAMEPKVLLFDEPTSALDPEMIGEVLDVMKTVAKDGMTMVVVTHEMGFAREVADEVLFMDQGMIIEKGTPEHFFTNPESDRTKKFLNQIL
- a CDS encoding histidine kinase dimerization/phosphoacceptor domain -containing protein encodes the protein MDDSPKVLTIDDDESVRLSIAHFLEDSGYEVLQAGNGSEGLDIFREHKPDVVLLDLRMPEMDGLSVLKTLGQEAPQTPVIVVSGTGSFDDVIATVRLGSWDYIPKPITDLNDLECAIIRTRERARLLVENERYKEELEIKIRQRTEELQQMNKVLSEEISARKTSEKMVRASLAEKEVMLKEIHHRVKNNLQVISSLLSLQSGYTDDIEASNLLRECQHRVRSMSMLHEKLYRSEDLSRIDMNEYALTLINFLLRSYSVDGKVTPTFDINNVHLGIDSAIPCGLIINELVSNALRHAYPEEGVGTLSISMNRTDGYIKLVVSDNGIGMPEEFTIGSTKTLGMTLVETLAQQLSGKVDFCNNNGATIQITFPG
- a CDS encoding STAS domain-containing protein, translated to MEISFNQIDEVTVVKINSQELNHVVSHDFQRQIAPLFDEKKFNIALDMSSVDFMDSMGIGTLITLRNKLMKEKGCIAMFNITDRVKKIIDIAALHKIFELYGTEEDAVEGLKQQMLA
- a CDS encoding PilZ domain-containing protein, with protein sequence MAYIKALRSFDIQFDVAESLSDISKNYNKVKYNGFIIDVPTLLRAGAADKAEANLLIDNFPVLRLNYKASDGIRCLPTGKYSGHGNTLEEFLWENCSKFAPRSLRGTKKGTRVLNVLLNRDLNSPARGGEKSVTINFSSEGAFFFSVAGWKKGDSLWVLIKELSDKTPIKAEVMRVIPWGKTQAIPGISVNFLNLSEGQADQIEELIQEEKV